Genomic window (Rhizobium sp. SL42):
ACCTGACGCTCGACGGCCACAGCTATATGGGCGCCTTCTGGTGGATGTCGAATGACCGCTTCACCGGCCTGACACCGGAGCAGAAGCAGATCGTCGTCGACGGCTTCGCAGCGCTCCAGCAGGCAACCTTCGCCTCGCCGAAGCGCAAGGAAATCGCCGCCTATCAGGACTTCGCCAAGGCCGGCGGCGAGATCTACGTGCCGACGGCTGCCGAAAAAGAAGCCTTCAAGGCCGCCGTCTCGCCGGTCTTCGACTGGTTCAAGGGCAATGTGACCGGTGGTGCTGAAGTCTTCGACCAGTTCACCGCCGCTGTCGCCGAGGCACAGAAGAAGGTCGACGCAGAGCGCGCCGCCGAACTGAACTGAACTGAACCCATGATAGGGATGCGCGGGCAACCGCGCATCCCTAACCAACCGCCCGAGACCGGCGCGTGACAATGCACGACGCCGGGCGGCTCTTTCACAGGTGCTAAATGTCCGTGCCGTCCCCCACTCCGCCCGACCACCGGCGGGAACAATCCCTCTCGTCGTTCGCGGATGACTGCCGTCGGCGTTTCCCCGGCCTCTCAGTGACGATCCTGATCGCACTCGCTTCGGCTTTCCTGTCGGAGCACTACGGTGCGCCGGCGATGCTGCTGGCGATCCTGATCGGGCTAGCGCTGCATTTCCTCGCGGAAGACCCTAAGACTGAGCATGGACTGGACTTTGCCTCCCGCACGGTGCTCAGGCTCGGCATTGCCCTTCTTGGTCTCAGGGTCAGCGTCGGCATGTTCGCCGAACTGGGGACCACCGTGATTGTCATGATTGTTGCCTCCGTGGTCATGACCATCCTCTTCGGCCTGTTGGCATCGCGACTTTCAGGACAAGGCAGCCGCTTTGGTTTCCTCACTGGCGGCGCGGTGGCGATCTGCGGCGCATCCGCAGCGATGGCGATTTCGGCCGCCCTGGGCGGCGCACGCGACAAGGAAGCAGACCAACAGATGGTTTTCACCGTGATCGGCGTGACGATGCTCTCGACGCTCGCGATGATCTTCTATCCGATCCTCGCCAGCCAGGCGGGGCTCGACGAGCATGCCACCGGCATCTTTCTCGGCGCCACCATCCATGACGTCGCCCAGGTCGCCGGTGCAGGCTTTTCCGTTTCCGTGCCGGCCGGCGAAACCGCCGTGTTCGTAAAGCTGATCCGCGTGACCATGCTGGCCCCTGTCGTGCTCGTCGCAGCCTTGGTTTTCCGCCGCAACCTCCGCGACACAGAAGCTGTCCGTCGGCCACCATTGCTCCCGGCTTTCGTTATCGTATTCCTGGCGCTGGCGAGCCTCAATTCCCTTGTCGCAATACCGCCGGCAATCGCAGACTGGGCTGGCACGGTTTCACGCTGGTCTCTGCTCGTCGCCATAGCGGCTGTTGGCGTAAAGACATCATTGCCGGAAGTTTTCCGCATTGGCGGTCGCGCAATCGGATTGCTGATAGGAGAAACCGTATTCCTGGCACTCTTCGTGCTTGTGGCACTGACGATTGCCGCGACCTAGAAGGGCCAGGGGCTGGACTTACTCGTCGAATGGAAATGGGTCACTGCGTCCAGCATTGGTGCTGCACTCGTGGTCATCACTACCCATTTGGCCGCTCAATGACACCGCAGGTTTCATGAGCCGCAGGTTGGTACATAGTGAAGACAGCGCCCTTGCCGTACACGACAGTTTATTCCTTCAACCGGCTTCAGAACGGCCGGACCTGAGCTGCCCTCTGTCAAGGCAGGTTAAATCGTGCCATCTTTCCTACGCGTGATATAACTTTGGATTGAAAATTCGCTGGAGCATTTTGCGGCCGGTATGCGTGCCGACAGATCAAATTGCCTTTCCCGATAACAAGGAGCCAGTCATGTCGGAGAACCCCAAAGAAGGCCTGGATCGTCGCGACTTCATGATTGCATCCATTGTCACACTCGGCGCGGCGGCGGCTGTCACCGGCGATGCCGGGCCGGCGAAAGCCCAGGACACGCAGGCACCCTCGGGCGATACGACATCGGATGGGGCGCTGGGAACTGTCTATACGGGCGAAGTGATTCAGGGGAAGAAGGTTGTCAGCGCACTCGACGTCAACGACCTGGAGCCTGGAAAAAGGCACCTCTTGTATTTCCAGGGTGTGCAGATGCCGACCGGACAGCACTGGTATGTATCGGTCACGGTCGCCAAAGGCATAAAGCCGGGCAAGCGCGTCGTCTTGACCAGTGGCGTGCATGGCGACGAAATGAGTTCCATCCATACGATCCTGACGGTGATGAACCAGCTCGATCCCGCAGCGATGTCAGGTACCGTGATGGCCGTGACGGACATATCTCGGCCGGCCATCGAAGGCATGCAGCGGCGATGGCCCGACTTTGGCAGGGGCAGCGACCTGATTGACATGAATCGGGAATGGCCTGGCAACGAGAATGGTGCCACCGCGCCCAGCCGTCATGCGGGGCTCCTGTTCAACCGCCTGCTGCGGCCGAACGCCGACGCTGCCATCGACTTCCACACCGGAACTACCGGTTTCGACGTTACCGCATTCAATATCGGCGCCATGGATGTGCCAGAGGTCAAGGCGATGCTGGAACTCTATCCCGTCGGCCAGATTTTCGACAGTCATGTGTATCCGGGTGTGCTTCACAACGCATTTGTCGACGCAGGCATTCCCGCCTTCTGCCCTGAGATCGGCGCCGCAAGGGTTCTGGACATCGAGATGATCTCGCTATTCGTCGAAGGCACGATGAACGTTCTCAAGCATCACGGCATCATTGCCGGACCCATGGGACGCACCGGCAAGGACGTCAGCGTCTTTCTCGGCAACAGCGCGTTTCCGATACTGGCAACAGAGGGCGGCATCGTCGAGCATCTGGTCAAGCTCGATGACAAGGTCAAGGCGGGCCAAAAGGTGGCAATCCAACGAAACAGCTTCGGGGAATTGGTTGCCGAATACACGAGTGGCGTAGACGGCGTGATTACCGGACTGCGCAGCGACGCAATGTCCGAACCTGGAAATCCCCTGGCCTTTATTCTCTTCAACCAGGCCGCGCCGGAAGATGCCGTGACTTATCCAGAGTAGATCAAGGAAGGCAATGCCATCGACTTCGCCATCTTCGCCGCCAAACTACACGTCCATAGCAACGTCGGTCGCGCCCACCTCACCGCCGCCTGCTCTTGGTCACACGAACGCGAGCTTGACCCTGCTTCGCGATGGTATGGCATTGCTCAATTTTGTCCGGCTGGCTTCAGGCGCGTTTCAGGCGCGTTTCAGGCGCTTGATCAGCGTACCTGCGCGGCGAAGAGCCGTGAATGCAGCCCCAACAGCAACCACGGACAACCCGATCACCAGCAATTGATTGTGTCCACCCCAAAGCGGCTCGACAATAGTCGCCAATGTCGCTGCCGTCACCGTTGCCATTCGATGCTGCTTGGCCATCGGGCCGGAGAAGTCGCTGGGGTGGCCATTGGCCCGGCCCAGTTCACGAACATAAGCAGTCAACACGGCGAAGGCACCAGCTGCCCATCCGAGATCCGGCATGCCGATGCCATAGCCGAGGCCCACAAAGATCAACAGATCGGCAACGCGGTCGGGAAACTCATTCCAGAATGGACCGTCAGGCTCTCCCTTTCCGCCCTCGATGGCGACCATGCCGTCGAAGAGGTTGCAAAGCAGCCGGGCCTGACAACCAAGCGCCGCGAGCAGAAGCAGGCTCACACGCGGCCAACCGCTTGCAGCACCGGCCCAATAGAAAGCCGCGCCGGCAATTGCGGCCGCCAACATGCTCGCCCGAGATATCTGGTTAGGCGTGATAGCGCGCACTGCCAGCCAGCGGGCAATTGCGCCGGCCCAGCGCGTATTGCGACTGTCCAGCGGTCGTCGGTCGCCTGTATCGGTCATGGTCCTGTCCTTGAAGAGATCGAATAGTTGTAGAGCGCGGCGTAGCTGCTCGATACCAGAAGCGGAACAGCAATCGTCCTCCATATCTCAGGCGTGCCGCTTGCCGCATGGATAGCAAGGAGAAGACAAGCCGACCCGACGCAGGCAATAACCGGAGGAGCCCACAGTTGCGTCGGGTAGGCAATTCGCCGCGAAAGCCAGTCAATGACCGATTTTAGAAAGAGGGTCAGGCAAGCCGACATCGCACCCTGTACAAGACCGGCATAAGCCGGTCGCGGCATGTCATGGGCCCGATTGACGAAGACCGCCCAGCCACCCATGGCAATGAAGGCGAACAGCACATGCACCCGTCCATCGCGGGCAAACCGTCGCAAGAGGCCCAAAGTCAAAGCGACCACCAATAGCGAACGATATGAAAGAAGATCGGCGCGGAGAAGACAACGGAATCGAGCCGGTCAATCAGGCCACCGTGACCTTCGATCAAATGGCCCCAGTCCTTCACCCCGCGGTCGCGTTTGATCGCCGACATGACCAGACCACCGAAGAAGCCCATCAGTGTTATGATGAAGGCCAGGAGGCCCGCCTGGAATGGCGTGAATGGCGTGATCCACCACAGGGCAGAGCCAATCAGCGTGGCACTGATGACGCCGCCGACAAAGCCCTCCACAGTTTTGGAGGGCGACAGTTTTGGAGCGATCCTGGTCCGGCCGAACATCTTGCCCCAGACATATTGCAGGACGTCACTGAGTTGCACAACGATAACCAGAAAGGCGATCAGAAGGACATTCCGGCCCTCGTAGCCGGGAATGTGCAGGGTCAGCAATGCCGGCACATGTGAAGCGCAAAAGACGCAGATCATCAACGCCCACTGCACTTCAGCGATGCGAACCAGAAAGCGTTCCGTGTCGCCTCTGAGCACGGAAACGATCGGCATCAGCAGGAAGGCGTAAACCGGGATGAAGATCGAGAAGATGCCGTATTCTTCCGCCCAGAGCAGATAGTATTGGATCGGCACGACAAGGAAAAATGCCGCGGCAAGGGCCCAATGATCGGCCCGGCGCGTGTTGATCAGCGTTACGAATTCGCGCAATGCGGCGAAAGAGCAGAATGCGAACAAGACCAGCACACCGATGCGGCCCGCGACGAAGGCAAGGCCGATCAGCACCACCATCACCCACCAGGCCTTGATGCGCGCATTGAGGTTTTCGATCGAGGCGTTCGAACCGGTCGGTGAAAAGCGCTGCTCGAGCGCGTAGCCGACGATCGATGCAAAGATCAGCACACCGAAGATACCGGTCACGAGCATCAGGAGATCAGAATTCGCGGGACTCATTCGCCACTCCCTGCCGGTCGAGGAGACAGGGCCAAAAGGGCGGTCTGCATCCGTTCGAGAAACACGTCCTTGCCTTCGTCAGGCTCGACGCGCAATGGGTTTCCGAAGGTCACGGTACATATCAGCGGGATCGGCACAATCTCTCCCTTCGGCATCACCCGGTTCAAATTATTGATCCAGACCGGAACGAGGTCTGTGTCAGGGCGAGTTGCGACCAGATGGAAGATGCCGCTTTTGAACGGCAGGAGCGGCGCATCGGTCTGGTTTCGCGTGCCTTCGGGGAAAAGAATGAGAGACGATCCGGCGTCAATGGCTTCGGCCATCTGCTGGATCGGATCATGGACGCGGTTCTCACGCTCCCTTGCAATCAGGACCGCGTTGAACACGTCACTGCCAATGAACCGCGTGAGCCTGGATTTCAGCCAGTATTCGGCCCCCGCGACAGGGCGGGTTCGCTGCCGCAGGCGTGGAGGCAGAACTGCCCAAACGAGCACGAAATCGCCGTGGCTGGAGTGGTTGGCGAAATATATGCACGGACGGGCTGGCAGCCCCCCTTCCGGCCAGATTGTGCGAACCGCCGTGACTGCGCGGGCAAACAGCACGATCACTGCCGCTGCAGCCTGTGCCAGCAAAGCCTTCATCCATCCCCCCCTACGACCTGACCGTGCAATATCGCCAAGCGAACTCTATCATCTGCACGGGTGGAAGAAAGATCCGTTGCCAAATCTCGAACGACGCAAACAAGCGCAAGATTCTGCTAGGTGTGGCTGCCGGTGTGAAGGGAATCGTTCCCGACGGGTTTCGGCACACCTGGATGCACTTATTGCCCAGAACTTCCGAAAGGGCAGTCTTGATGCATGCCTGTGCGGATCTAGTAGCCCATTTCGTCGAAAGTGCATGCACCACGCAAGACTACTTAACCGCAGAATGAAAACGGGGGCGACGAGAAAGGCTGTCCAAGCCTCTCGGTTCACACGGTTATGTTCCGACGTTCAGCGGCCGCATTCGACGAACTCAGATGTTCGCCGGGCGCAGCGACCTATTGGAGGAAGCTAATGTTTCATTCAGAATCCAGCATTGCCTCGGCTTCGATCTCCACCTCATAGTCACCGACCAAGGCACCTGCTTCGATCAGCGTGTTAGCGGGGAGAACGTTTAAAAAGAACCGGCCATGCGCGCGCGATACAGGCTCCCATTGCGAGGCATCCTTGAGATAGACCCGTGTGCGCACGACGTCCTCCATGCGCCCGCCCAGGGCCGTAATGGACGCTGCAATCTTGTCGAGGATGTAAGTTGCCTGCGCGCCGGCATTGCCAGGTGCCACGCAGCGGTCGGCGCCGTGGGTCGCCGTTGTACCCGACACAAGAATGCGATCGCCTATTCTGACTGCCCGGCTGTAGCCTGCCAGCGGCTCCCAGATACTGCCGGACGAAACACGAAACCGGTTCTTGCGGCCCGGCACCGGCACAGATTTGTAAACGGATGGAATTGCCTCGAGGTGATGACTGAGATCGCCCGAGGCCGTGAGGAAGGGAGGCTTGCGGTACTCGTCGCCGCAATCTCCCGGAATGGGGGTGCTGGCCGCAAAGGCGGCATCGAGCCGGCTCCGGTCTTCTTCGTCGAGCGTGAAGGTGAAGACCTTCAGGTTGTCGTCGCGGTGCTGGCTTTCACCAAGCCGCGCACCGATGATGGTCGCTGCAACGGCCGGATGTTCAAGAACCCAGCGACTGGCGACATTGGACACCGAGACACCATGCTTGCTTGCGATCTCGGATGCCGCGTTGAGGATGCCCTGGTAGACGCTCCAGCCGCCAGCGGCATCGATGAAACGCTTGTATTTCGACCGGCTCCAATCGGGAATCGATGTCGGCTCCGGCTGCCCCAGCCACTTCTCCGATAGAAAGCCACCGCAAAGGGTGCCATAGGCGAGAAGCTTTACGCCCGTCTTCCGGCACAGGGCTGACAGATCACCGGCCGCGCGCCGGTCGATCAATGAGAAGGACACCTGGTTGCTGGCGATCTCGATGCCGTCGGCCAGCGCCAGGTCGAGATGAGCTGCATCGAAGTTGGTCAGGCCGAGCGCGCCGATCAGCCCTTCTGCCTTCATCGCCTGCATCTCGTGGAGGGCATCGAGCCATGCAGGATGTTCGAAGGTCCACCAATGGAATTGCAGCAGGTCCACCTTGTCGACACCAAGCCGCGCCAACCGCTCCTCCACACCGCGCCGCACCACATGGCGGCTCATCGGACCTGGTTCCGGGCACCATTTGGTGAAGGCAACCGGCCGTCCGGTTCGGTCCGGATAGCGCTTCAGCAAGTTGCCTGTAATAAGCTCCGCCGACCCGTAGTGGTCGGCCATGTCGAAGGTGTCGAAACCGGCCTTTGCATAGGCCTGCAGTGCGTCGCCCCCCTGCTGCGGGTCGATGGTTGCGCCCCCCTTCTCGATGTCGGCGACCTGCCAAAGGCCGCAGACGAGGCGGCTGATCGACAGTCCCGGCGCAAGGCTTGTACGTTCTGGATTCATGGTAGTCATTCCTTGGCGGATAAGGGTGGCTTGGTGCTGGACCGGGCAAGCGGGCTCACCTCGCCGAAAAGGCCGCGCGGACGCAGCAGGAGCATGAGGCAGAGGCCAACGCCAATGGCAACAATCTGCAAGGCGGCCGCGCGGGCCTGATCTTCCGGCGGCACGAAGGCGGAGACGGCAGCTGCCGTGACCGCCCAGAGTCCCCAGACCAGAACAGCACCGGCAATGGCACCGCGATTGTTGCCAGAACCACCGACGATTAGCATGGCCCAGACCTGGAAGGTAAGGACCGGCATATAGTTGTCTGGCGCGATGAAGCCGATGAAATGCGCCTGGGCCGCGCCCGCCAGCCCCATGATCGCTCCCCCGACGGTAAACGCCTGCAGGCGGAAACGGACGGGCTGCTTGCCCAGCGCCTGTGCCGCTGCCTCGTCCTCCCGGATAGCGCGCAACACGCGGCCCCAGGGACTGCGCGACAGATGCTGCAGGGCGAGATAAAGCGAAAGCACGACGACTGCCATCAGGCCGCAATTGGCCAGGCTGAACAACAACGCGTCACCCTGCAGACCGGCGAAAGGCCGCGGAATAAAGCCGATGCCGAAGGCGCCGCCGGTCAGGGGTTGCAGGTTGAGCATGCAAAGCTGGACAGTGACGGCGACACCGAAAGTGGCGATCGCGAGATAATCGGCCCTGAGCCTTATGGTGAGGGCGCCGACACCCCAGGACAATGCGCCAGCGACGAGCGCCGCGCCCAACCAGCCAACCACGATCGGCATGTCAAAGCCGCCGAAGCGGTCCGCGGTTTCCGGCGTTGTGAGGATGGCCGATGTATAGGCACCGACCGCCACAAAGGCGGCAATTCCGACATTGAACAGCCCCGTCATTCCCCACTGCACGTTAAGACCCAGGGAGATGATCGCATAGGTCAGCGCTATGGTCAGAAAGAAGGCGCCATAAGCGACGAGATCGAGCATCATGAGGCTTTTCCAAACAGGCCCCGCGGGCGCACGACGAGAACCGCAATGAGAATGGCGAAGGACACCGCTGCCCGCCATTCCGCTCCGATGATTTGCACCGTGAAAGCCTCACATAGACCAATGACAAGCCCGGCAATCATGGCACCCGGCACCGAGCCTATGCCGCCAAGAATGGCGGCTGCGAACAGCGGCAACAGCAGGTCGTGACCGAGATAGGGGCGGATCTGGATGATAAGGCCACTCATCATGCCGGCGATGCAGGCAAGCGCGGCGCCGAGGAACCAGACGGTACGGATCACGCGGCGCACATCAATCCCGGCGATGCCGGCAAGACCCGGGTTTTCGCTGACGGCGCGCATGGCCC
Coding sequences:
- a CDS encoding M14 family metallopeptidase; its protein translation is MSENPKEGLDRRDFMIASIVTLGAAAAVTGDAGPAKAQDTQAPSGDTTSDGALGTVYTGEVIQGKKVVSALDVNDLEPGKRHLLYFQGVQMPTGQHWYVSVTVAKGIKPGKRVVLTSGVHGDEMSSIHTILTVMNQLDPAAMSGTVMAVTDISRPAIEGMQRRWPDFGRGSDLIDMNREWPGNENGATAPSRHAGLLFNRLLRPNADAAIDFHTGTTGFDVTAFNIGAMDVPEVKAMLELYPVGQIFDSHVYPGVLHNAFVDAGIPAFCPEIGAARVLDIEMISLFVEGTMNVLKHHGIIAGPMGRTGKDVSVFLGNSAFPILATEGGIVEHLVKLDDKVKAGQKVAIQRNSFGELVAEYTSGVDGVITGLRSDAMSEPGNPLAFILFNQAAPEDAVTYPE
- a CDS encoding aldo/keto reductase, whose protein sequence is MNPERTSLAPGLSISRLVCGLWQVADIEKGGATIDPQQGGDALQAYAKAGFDTFDMADHYGSAELITGNLLKRYPDRTGRPVAFTKWCPEPGPMSRHVVRRGVEERLARLGVDKVDLLQFHWWTFEHPAWLDALHEMQAMKAEGLIGALGLTNFDAAHLDLALADGIEIASNQVSFSLIDRRAAGDLSALCRKTGVKLLAYGTLCGGFLSEKWLGQPEPTSIPDWSRSKYKRFIDAAGGWSVYQGILNAASEIASKHGVSVSNVASRWVLEHPAVAATIIGARLGESQHRDDNLKVFTFTLDEEDRSRLDAAFAASTPIPGDCGDEYRKPPFLTASGDLSHHLEAIPSVYKSVPVPGRKNRFRVSSGSIWEPLAGYSRAVRIGDRILVSGTTATHGADRCVAPGNAGAQATYILDKIAASITALGGRMEDVVRTRVYLKDASQWEPVSRAHGRFFLNVLPANTLIEAGALVGDYEVEIEAEAMLDSE
- a CDS encoding lysophospholipid acyltransferase family protein — translated: MKALLAQAAAAVIVLFARAVTAVRTIWPEGGLPARPCIYFANHSSHGDFVLVWAVLPPRLRQRTRPVAGAEYWLKSRLTRFIGSDVFNAVLIARERENRVHDPIQQMAEAIDAGSSLILFPEGTRNQTDAPLLPFKSGIFHLVATRPDTDLVPVWINNLNRVMPKGEIVPIPLICTVTFGNPLRVEPDEGKDVFLERMQTALLALSPRPAGSGE
- a CDS encoding YeiH family protein → MTILIALASAFLSEHYGAPAMLLAILIGLALHFLAEDPKTEHGLDFASRTVLRLGIALLGLRVSVGMFAELGTTVIVMIVASVVMTILFGLLASRLSGQGSRFGFLTGGAVAICGASAAMAISAALGGARDKEADQQMVFTVIGVTMLSTLAMIFYPILASQAGLDEHATGIFLGATIHDVAQVAGAGFSVSVPAGETAVFVKLIRVTMLAPVVLVAALVFRRNLRDTEAVRRPPLLPAFVIVFLALASLNSLVAIPPAIADWAGTVSRWSLLVAIAAVGVKTSLPEVFRIGGRAIGLLIGETVFLALFVLVALTIAAT
- a CDS encoding branched-chain amino acid ABC transporter permease, translated to MMLDLVAYGAFFLTIALTYAIISLGLNVQWGMTGLFNVGIAAFVAVGAYTSAILTTPETADRFGGFDMPIVVGWLGAALVAGALSWGVGALTIRLRADYLAIATFGVAVTVQLCMLNLQPLTGGAFGIGFIPRPFAGLQGDALLFSLANCGLMAVVVLSLYLALQHLSRSPWGRVLRAIREDEAAAQALGKQPVRFRLQAFTVGGAIMGLAGAAQAHFIGFIAPDNYMPVLTFQVWAMLIVGGSGNNRGAIAGAVLVWGLWAVTAAAVSAFVPPEDQARAAALQIVAIGVGLCLMLLLRPRGLFGEVSPLARSSTKPPLSAKE
- a CDS encoding phosphatidate cytidylyltransferase, whose amino-acid sequence is MSPANSDLLMLVTGIFGVLIFASIVGYALEQRFSPTGSNASIENLNARIKAWWVMVVLIGLAFVAGRIGVLVLFAFCSFAALREFVTLINTRRADHWALAAAFFLVVPIQYYLLWAEEYGIFSIFIPVYAFLLMPIVSVLRGDTERFLVRIAEVQWALMICVFCASHVPALLTLHIPGYEGRNVLLIAFLVIVVQLSDVLQYVWGKMFGRTRIAPKLSPSKTVEGFVGGVISATLIGSALWWITPFTPFQAGLLAFIITLMGFFGGLVMSAIKRDRGVKDWGHLIEGHGGLIDRLDSVVFSAPIFFHIVRYWWSL
- a CDS encoding CDP-alcohol phosphatidyltransferase family protein; translated protein: MTDTGDRRPLDSRNTRWAGAIARWLAVRAITPNQISRASMLAAAIAGAAFYWAGAASGWPRVSLLLLAALGCQARLLCNLFDGMVAIEGGKGEPDGPFWNEFPDRVADLLIFVGLGYGIGMPDLGWAAGAFAVLTAYVRELGRANGHPSDFSGPMAKQHRMATVTAATLATIVEPLWGGHNQLLVIGLSVVAVGAAFTALRRAGTLIKRLKRA